A genomic region of Candidatus Hydrogenedentota bacterium contains the following coding sequences:
- a CDS encoding GNAT family N-acetyltransferase gives MEVVPLTPGAYAAAGAVTARAFADDPLMRFMLPDAGARQRQLAWIHARWFRVVAPLGGNFTTCGGEGVAVWWPPGGRERITFWRIACAGLLGTPLRVGWRAMRRMQHSYEDVESHAAAFQAPYWYLDILAVDPPHQGKGAGGSLIHRVTQQADAGRLRCYVITHNPRNVAYYERFGFRLMRETPLAPEVRTFSLGREPEPAALARG, from the coding sequence ATGGAAGTCGTCCCGTTGACTCCCGGCGCCTATGCTGCCGCCGGGGCGGTAACCGCGCGCGCGTTCGCGGACGACCCGCTGATGCGGTTCATGCTGCCCGACGCTGGGGCGCGTCAGCGGCAATTGGCGTGGATTCACGCGCGATGGTTTCGCGTCGTGGCGCCGCTCGGCGGCAATTTCACCACTTGCGGCGGCGAAGGCGTTGCGGTGTGGTGGCCGCCGGGCGGGCGCGAGCGCATCACGTTCTGGCGTATCGCGTGCGCGGGCCTGCTGGGAACGCCGCTCCGCGTCGGTTGGCGGGCCATGCGCCGGATGCAGCATTCCTATGAGGACGTCGAGTCGCACGCGGCCGCGTTTCAGGCGCCCTATTGGTACCTGGATATTCTGGCCGTGGACCCGCCACACCAGGGCAAGGGTGCGGGCGGGTCGCTGATCCACCGGGTTACGCAGCAGGCCGACGCCGGGCGTCTCCGGTGCTACGTGATCACGCATAATCCGCGCAATGTGGCCTATTACGAGCGCTTCGGGTTTCGGTTGATGCGCGAGACTCCGCTCGCCCCGGAGGTACGGACGTTCTCGCTGGGCCGCGAGCCGGAACCCGCGGCCCTTGCGCGAGGATGA